Within the Dunckerocampus dactyliophorus isolate RoL2022-P2 chromosome 10, RoL_Ddac_1.1, whole genome shotgun sequence genome, the region TAAATTCTGATATGTCATTATGTACATCGGGATAGTGTGGCAATTGAAATATGGCAACTCATAAAAAGCATCTCTCTGTAAGCCTTTAAATCAGTGCTGCGCTTTTGTCATCAGTTAGATAGAAATAGTAACTTGCAACTTACTGCATCTTGTTGATAAACTAAGCGTTAATGCTAAAGCCATACATTTCAATACTCACTTTTCCAACTCTGTCGGTGGTGCATCAACTTTGGCCTTGCCTGTGAAATATGAACCATCAAATAGAAAAACAAGATGATCACAAGATCAATTTAGTGTACCgggtgggccaataaaatgtaACCACTTTTTAACCACACAAGtttttgaaatgagaaaatTGTATTTACAGATTCGTAACggaaacatcaaattaacatttgaGACCAAAGGTTTCCCACTTTGTCACTTGTTTTCTACACAGTTCAGTAATTGATGACATGTTCAATCCACGCTCCTCTTCTGTGGATTACAGCTCCAACACGCAcattgaagtttgtgatgacattgccacACATCTCAAGAGGGATTCTCCGAATTTCCTGACAGATGTTGGTCTTCAGGGCCTCAGTGGTCTGTgggttgttgcagtacactctctccttcaggtatccccacagaatgtgtggcaatgtcatcacaaacttcaatgtgcatgttgcagctgtaattgTCTGCAACTGGATCAAGAATGAATTCTGTATGCACCAAGATTCATATCATCATATGCTGCAAATCTAAGGCGTGCACCATTAAGCAAAGCACTCTCTACAGTTGTGAAGAGTAATTTATTTGCAACTGCACTTACTAGTTAATATGTGTTTTAATTGTCCAAGCACCACATACGATTCTGAATAACAATGTAAGTGCTAACATGCCAAGTGGTTAGTCCATATTATAGATCAGTAAAGTACGGTAGCTGATCCGAGGCCACCGTGGCAATTCACCTACACTCTTCTCCTTATTACAAGCCAGTGTAGTTCAAGTCAGTGTGTTCTGTTCAGCTTGTTAGTGTGCCTTCTGTAAGTCTAATAATGTATGCTCCACTGTTGTCTTTACCATGGATTTGTCTGATGGTCTTGggttgcttgtttttttgtttctcctttCCTTTCCGTGCATACAATTGCTGTGAATCGCATCAAATTAGTGTGATACAATAGTTTTTGTATTGGATCCCACCAATTGTTTCATATAAAGccataaattattaaataatgtTTGCCTCATCGCTCAATGTCACACCATGTCTGTGCATGAAAAATAATGATTTTTGTAATGCTTTAGGGATAGGAATCATTTAGAATTTGACCAGTATCATCATTTACACTGCTAAGTGAATCAATTGTCAGGaattaaaatacatgtttttgccTGCTATATAATAGAGAGGGTGGTCCTTGAAGGAGTGTATGCAATTGTGATTTGGTGCCATTACCTATTTGTATGCGTTAGTGGGACGTTTAGTTTTCAACATACCTTCTTGGGAACTTTTAATACCAGTCAAGTGTGGTTGGCTTCTCACAAACACTGGTGTTTTGGAAGGTGGTTGCTATTCAGGGCAGAGAAAAGCTATTATGTCACTGTAATATTCAGTttctaacaaaaacaaatcaatgaGTGTACACTTCACTGCAACTTAACTGGTGGTATTCTAATGGTTTAACATGCCATCACATGTATCGGTGGTTAAACAATCAACCAcactgacccaaatataagactgtAAAAGTATTAATTGTATGTCCTCATTATGTTTACTTTTTGCCATATTTACGTTTATTCTGTGCAGCCTTTGGTCTGATGACAAAAACACTAGTGTGAACGACAagctattttttgtgtgtgattattttattaGCTTTCTCCCATACACGTGCCTTGAAAAGAAGGGCCGTCTTATGTCAGAGTCAGTTCGGTAAATATTGTCCTAATACCTGAAAATATTTACTGTACTTACATCAGCATGTCCAATTTGCAGAACTCTCTTAAccctattaaaaaaaacagctttaactTGTAAATTGCTTATCAAAAAATGAATGCCtcctcattttaaaatgtcaaaggtGCAGCCTGTGACATTTTGGTACAGGGATAACGCCATTAAATATGAAGTCACATGATGGCCACAATGCATTGTTTCTGAAATTGTACATGtaaagaaatgaaatgaaatgtcatCACATGCaatgaaatgaaagaaatgcttaGTTATGTTAGGACAAAATAGTTAACTACTTACGGCATTTTGAGGTAAACTAAATATAGGTTATGATCGCAAAAGTCGCACAAAACTGGCGCCTGATAGACTTTTCTTCCTTTTCGTGTTGTAGTTTTGGGACGGTTGAAATTCAGCCTATTGCTGCAACAGCGTCATCATTGTTTCGGAGGGTGTATTGCACCCCCGCTACACTTTCCCTCTGCTACACTCTCCCTCCGTCATTGAATGTTACAGATGAATTCCTGCACAACTGAGTCCAAAAGAGTTTTACACTAAACTGGCATGCATTTAATCACTGTGAGACTTGAACGTGATATAGGATTATCTTATTTTAGCATATTGTAAAGGAAACTGGTAAATTGTGTGTTTGCGTTGTGCATTTACCAGTGATAATGTTGTATTATTGACGGTAAAGAGGAATCAAATGCAGGCTTCTTGTGTGTACGGGCGGATGTCTTTAACCTTTCACTACAAGAAAATACTTGTCCATATATTAAGAGGAAGACACTCAGACACAGAGACACTCATCCGTCGACATCACTAGACAACACTAGGTGTCGCcatatttaaaaacagaagTGACTGGACACAACGCTCCTAGTCAATGCAGATTGCCTGTTTGTAATGcggaattaaaaaatgtaacagcTGAGCCGAGATATGCACCGACATTTTATAGTGAAACCTAAAGGTTTAAAGCTAAATGATTCATTCGATTTTTAGGTAGGAAAAAGAAGGAAATGAAACACAACAGTGTAGGGCAAATTTGGACGATAATATTTGTTTCTTCCGTACCCTTTAGTGGTGAACACACAACTTTCACAGTTGACTTAGCAACAGGCAGACCCTAGTAACGGCGGGATTGTGTCCGTAGGCGCATAACCAAGACAATTGAGCTAATCGGTTGTAATGTATTTGATAGAATGTGATGCATATTCGTAAACCATATACCCCGATTCGTTGTTATGGAACAGAGTTAGataatatatttaaacaaaGATGTCTTATTTGGAGTCCTCTCAGGCTCCTGTTGAGGAGGAAGCTTTCTACTTGCAGTGTAGAGCTGCCTACGTAAGTGTGTTCAGATCTAGTCTGACAAATATCTCCTCAAAACAAGAGTTATGTCGAGGTAAGTCATTTAAAGACATTAACAAAggattactttttaaatgtgactttatttgtaagatcattaaaatgttttctaACAGTATCTAAAATCGGTATCTGGATCACATCAAAGCCTTTTCATTTTCAATGTCAACGTCACACATCGTTACAAAACAGGATGATAATGCATATGATGCAGTATACCCAACACACGTTTGTGGACAAGTCATGAAAACGTAATTTTCAAGAtgggttttacatttttagggcACACTTGCCATGCTGTATTTCTGAATGCTTAAACTAGAACTGAAGACAGTCGAAGCAAGAATGGACATGCATATTTTACAAGCtacataaaatgtttcattctgAGGTCCAACTTTGAAATGTGCATCCAAGCAAAATGTAGTTAGAAAAactatgaaaagaaaataatttaaagGGTTGTTGGCTGCCTTGTTTCGCATTTCCAAGTTCTCCAGTTGGCCGGCAGAAATCCGTCCCAAGCCACTCTGGATAAATACTGGACCCCAGAAACGACTGATATGAACTTCGACGATTACTGTGAGATTCTGAAATGTGAGCGGAAGGCTGAGAAGAACGAGCTGATGCGAGTTTTCAAAAAGCTGGATACCAATGGTGACGGATACATCTCACACAGCAAAGTGGAAAAGCTCCTTACTACTGTGAGTTACTAAGCATTGAGCTGTATGCATGCATTTCTGATTTAAACCCAAATGTTTAACTTACTTGACTCAAAGGGAGTGCTtgagataataaataatacctATGGTTTACAGTATAacattagaacatttttatgctggatttttttgcatctacaatattttttaaccTTACAGGGAGGCGATCCAATGACACCGGAAGAGGTCAAGGCCATTTTCTCATTAAGTGACATCAACAAGGATGGCAAATTTCACTATAAAGAAGTAAGTATGAAACTTTGAAGACATCCTGTTGTTTTGAACTCATGTTGTATCAGTGGCGaattgtctgtctgtgtgtgtccaaaACTGTAAAAGTGTGATTTTCGCAGTTCCTGCAGCTGTTAGTCGCAAGACTTCGCAATTGTGTGGTCAGGGTTGACGTCGGAAGGTGTTCGTGCAGGGAtacacgattcagcattcacgacaCTGCGAATTTGTAggtttttggaccaaaaattgtttttaaatgtagtttttaagtCAGTAatgataaatacataataatgcaTCATAAAATGTACAGCCTACATGCACTGTACCACATTAGGACGTCGGTGCTAAATGGCGGTGCCCGTTTTTTCTGGCTACGGAAGCACTAGCTTAGATCGTCAATTTTGCTTCAAAACGTGCAggaaggtgaacacaagttaataaatgattgtaagccgttactggaattacaacaggcaagcagtgtggcttATGTACACGCAGCTTGGAGAAAGGCCCTCTCCGACAGCTAGCCAGGAGGACCCAGTGGCCTGCGGAGCCACGTACCTCTGCCAGCAGCCTTTCAGGGAGATGGAGGAAGCCCCACAACAGACAGAGGTGTGGTTGTAGcactagcctgacgaccaggctaaagtgTAGACCCTGAGTCAGACTCCCACTATTCTATtaccattcattagtggtgagtgccTATACACTGCATACTTTAAATGTCTGTAATAAGTGTGGGAAGCATATTTATTAAGCCAGGATTGTGATATTATGCAATTTAGTTTGTCATTGTGAGTGAACATTGGCAATTCAATAAGAAGATGATAAGGAAGGTTCGGCAGctgaatctaataattacagcaattactgttattgcaaatgttgatctgaaattttgaggagaatgtcaacatcaagctcgCAGGAAGTTTTTTTGTGGGGAAATGAGCCTTGTGTCAAAAacttttatgggcgtatcaattactcaagGGTTTTCACCACCGGGTGGTCTTGGAATGTAACGCTCTCAAATAGCGGGGATATACGGTATTACATAAAATCTACCAGACCTATCACCTTTAAACATTTGCAGCAGACCGatacatttctatgcatttctttgaaaaaaaagaatgctTTGTTTACAAAATTTTACTCATGATATTGTTCACACCATTTCCTTTCAGTTCTGCAGACAGCTCGTGTCAACAGTGGAGATGTGTCAGATGGCCTCTTTGGAGAAACTCCAGGCTGATGCCAAGCTTAAAAGGCAAAACTTTGGCAGCCATTTAGGCAGTCCTCCACCTCCCTCCATGTCAGCAGAATCAGCAGCCGCTCCGCAGGCTGCAGAAGCAACATGGTCAGATCCAGACACCACACTTAGGAAAGGTAAAACTACCAGAAGAGTGgatcatgtttttttggtgGATTTACTTACTGGCTTTTTTAGATGCACACCAATACACACCACTTGCTACATTACACATCATTGCTTTGTTTTGAGGAATTTAACAGCGCTGTTATCGATCATTTTTTCACCTGCAAGTGACAAATCACCTCATTAGGACAGTTCATTCATCATGAGAGCCACATTAGAACAGCTTGTTTGGAGGGAGGAGACTGTAAAGTGCTGTGATTATGGTAATAATTTCTGCCATTAGGAGACTGACAAACAATCTATCTACACCAGAGTCAACCGCAGACTTTACTGAGAGTGCGCTGGACAAAAAGATAATTTATCGTGGCTTGGACAAGCAACAGCTAATTCAGCCTTTGGATGTAGAACTATCAATACATCGCATGTTAGAACCACTATGCTGagaaataaagacaaacaaaaactgaGGACGCTGGGATGATAGATGGGATTGATCTAAGTGGTCAGTCTATGTTCATTTTATTGATTTGGACGATCCCACCACTACTCACTAGGGAGAGGATGAGGGATTTGAAGGTGGTCAAGAGGAGGGCCCCGTCGACCGCCAGTGCAAAAACAAATGAGTTCCTGCACAGTAGTCGGGATTATCACATTATTGCGACTCTCCCACATATTGATTTATACCTGTTACATTTTAATAAGGAGCTGACACAGGATGCTACCCGATTGCACATGTTGAATGCGATATTCTTTCATCTTGAAAACAGTTTGGTTTGCTCATTTGGCTAAACATTTGTCAGtctgacaaataaataaaattccagTCATTCAAAAggaatacagtacaatacaaagACATATATGCTGTACATACTTCATGTTTAATTGTACTTCATATTCACAATGTGAAGTACACATTGTGAATGTAGACttctaaaattaaaatattggcgttcattcattcattctgtacAACTTATGCTGTTCTGGGTCCTGGGTGAACTAGagctatcccatctgactttggtCGAGAGTCATGGTACACTCTGGACTTCACAgggcaaatataaacaatttaaaatgtgaaatatggCAGGAAACAAGTGcgcccgcagaaaacccacttCTTGGTTCTACATTTTGGAACCACCAATCTCTGTCCTGATGGTGTCCAGGTGGTTCAACGGGTGCAGAGGGTCTTGCATAATACCAGAGCTCGGTCTCTACAGCTGTTTGGCGAAGACTCAACAGTGTTTAGTGACTCCAAGCCCAACTGTGACTGTCCAGTCCGTGTTCCAGACCATTTCACAATCTGATTGAGGGCGGTCTTATTTTCTTTCAGACACTTTTCCAAACCAAGACTGTaaacaaaatgataaaactGATTCAATAAATGTGCGGTAAAGCATAGTGATAAGACTCTTGTCGACATTAAAAACGGCCAGTTTCCTGAGACAGTGCAGGCGCTGGCGTCCCCTGTTACAGACCGCTTCACATTTGGCTTCAAAGTTAATGATTGTGCCCAGGTATTTGTACTGGGTCACCTGCGCCACATTCTCCCCCAGGATAGAGTGTACGGTCGGTGAAAACTGTGGCTGTGTTTCCGAAAATAGATGACCATGTCCTtagttttgtttacatttagcAGGAGAAAAGAGTACACACATCATTTCACAAAATCCCCTACAATGTGTCGATGGCTGAGTCATGTGCATATTTCAGAATTTTCATATTGCCTCTGCATCATGCTAGTATATAAGATGAAAAGTAAAGGTGACAGGACACACCCTTGTGGTGAACCAGTAGTGATTCAGATAGAGTCAATTAACACTCCACATTGACCCTTGTTGTTTGAGTCGTGTCAGTTAAAGCagagagagaacatgcaaagataGGTCTGAGATGGTAACCCAGAGATCTCTGGCTGTGAGGCGGGCGTGCTAACCACATGTCCACAGTGCTGCCAGTGCTTTAAAAAGTGTCcccaaaaataatgacaaataaaatctGTAAAAAGTGAAGGTTTTTTTATATAGTTAATCACGTCGCTTTACATTTTGATTTCTCCAACTTGTTTGGAGTTAAATTCCAATAGTTCAAATGActcgttttttaaaattggatagttttttaagcttttttttaatttcagacAGCCAACAATCCTCCCGTCCTTCTTCCGCACGCAGTAGACGCTCATCTGTGTCAAACTCAGTGTCTGCCACATCTGTCAACAGCAAGGTCAGTTAATACCCAAGCCTGTTTTCTCACAGGGAGCTAACCTCAATTAATAGTTCTTTGCATGATCAAACCATTAATGTTTCTTACAATGATCAATTATTGTGTATTGACCCTTTGCAGGAAAATCCAGGTTAAGTAAAACTGTATAATATGAGCCAAATGAATATATCAGTATATTATGTATCAGTATATTTagcagtatgtttattattagagCCTGAGCACAGCGGTGTCGTAGTTTGCTGTGGTGTAGCGCTGCACTGTATCAGAGTAGTTTTAGTACAGTATTATACCATTCCAGTGTAACATagctaaataaggtaaccaaaatattacacaCAACTTGGTTTAATGCAGTGTAGCTCAACAGCAATGCATATTACAACTGTAAAAATAGACAGTTAAATTAATACCTCTCTGTGTACAGTATTTAGGTCTCTTATTGCACAGTAAATTGGACATTTCTTGCCCACTTctatttctgactttttttcttactgtATCACATGGTTTACAGTGTGTATAGTATGCAAAATGCAATTTGTTGAACCCCCAAATGAATGCGCCTTTGTAAAGGAAGACTGCCTTCCCAGTATCActcatttgttttcattcttCGGGCATAAGTTGAGCTGATTTATGTTATAGccaggggaaaaaagtcaaattaacCCACTGCACCATCTATTCCATGACAGTGTTGTTATTTAATATCATAAACGTTGTGTGGCTCTCGTCTGTGATTATTATTGTGTGGCCTGGAGCTCCAACATGTTGTGTAACATGACTGCCCTCTTCTGGATGGATCGGAGTGTAACAAGTATTCATTAGATACCCAGCCCACATTTAATGGCAGAAGTCAAAGAAGAAAagtatttttcatcaattaATCAATCAGGGGTTGAACTGTGCAGGCATCAGTCACCTCTGACCTCAGAAATGTTATTCTGgttgaatggacaaaaaaatctcaCACACATATTCCGTAATTTGTGTAGTTGCAACCCTGGCCTTGTGTCCCAATACCTTGGGCCATATGGTGTATTTTCTCTGTAGTCGAAGAAGAATCAGCATCGTTTGCCATGAACACACATTTGAATACGTCTGTTGTGGGGCTGCCTCCACCTCACTCTGAAGCACTAGTGGCAGTACGAGGCTCCACTGCTCTGCAAGCTTTGGTCGTCCCGGCTAtctgtctacataatccacactgcttgcatgTTGTAGTTCCAGGAACGATTTAAGATCATATagtaacttgtgttcacctcactgcaTGTTTTGAGGTTGaatttttataatataaatTTTACTTTTGAGTCTCAAAGCAACTATGGTACATTCAAGGACCttgaacaaagtgcaaagtcTCAACACTTagcaaaaaaacatcatcagtgaagcaaAAGGACATAAACAACAACCTAAATATTATCTCGTGTGTTTATAAATACCAACTTAGGATAAAAGACATGGGTTTTCTGCGTGAGTGGCTGATTTTGCAGTATTTCATCATGCTTATGGAGGCGCACACATTGTTTAAAGTAATATTTAGCGTAATTATCCACATCATATTTAGCTGACATAACCTGGCCTGtcaatttaacataaatattgtCCATTCCCTCAGCAGTGGCATCACAGTTGCATGAAGGGTTGTTTCTTACTGGAGGCGGATGGGACCATAAGTTCACTGCAGTACCAGCTGCACCTGCCTCAAACAGCCAACGTTAACCTAAGCATCCAGCCTATCGGCCTCAACCACAGACCAGGTACCAACATAGTTTCATAAATCAGATGTCATATGATGTTCTCAATTGTGCACGcaatgaaatatttgaaaattaaaaCGTTTACATTGCAATACTTTTTACTCCAGTAATTAAGTAAATCCTGTGGCTTTTGCATTGTGTCATTGACTCTGACTTCAACCTAGCTGAAATTTTGGGCTTACAGGTTATGATCACAACTACATTTTGCAAGGATGATGTTCTTTTCTCTTGTTGATATCCAGGAGCTCAATGCCGTATTGAAGTTACTGTAGTCTGCATGTTGGCCCGATACCTACTTGAAGGACACATTTGATACTTGTTTCATCATGCATCTTAACATTTGTACAACCAAACCATTTATTTATACTGCATTCAATCTGTTTTGCTATTAAGACAAGCCTTCCTCCTGGATGAATGTGGACACAGCTCTTTTTGTGATGTCAGTTGGCAATACAGAGGAGAATTCGACCCT harbors:
- the efcab7 gene encoding EF-hand calcium-binding domain-containing protein 7; translation: MSYLESSQAPVEEEAFYLQCRAAYVSVFRSSLTNISSKQELCRVLQLAGRNPSQATLDKYWTPETTDMNFDDYCEILKCERKAEKNELMRVFKKLDTNGDGYISHSKVEKLLTTGGDPMTPEEVKAIFSLSDINKDGKFHYKEFCRQLVSTVEMCQMASLEKLQADAKLKRQNFGSHLGSPPPPSMSAESAAAPQAAEATWSDPDTTLRKDSQQSSRPSSARSRRSSVSNSVSATSVNSKQWHHSCMKGCFLLEADGTISSLQYQLHLPQTANVNLSIQPIGLNHRPDKPSSWMNVDTALFVMSVGNTEENSTLMCFTNTKDKEKYIWRGELKAGMYYLLPFSTGCKLKKRSKKKVLNKTIELVYKTDTGEVDLTKEFRDVLSEIFDMIDLDGNGLLSLEEYNFLELMISGEECKMGTWAICKENFDMRKNQLTRQGFMELNLMEATEKDGDSDDLWTLVETMGYNRMLDLVEACPFQIEVQCEGTQPSVQPLKLDSGPKLLNQALQRSITLVGAAKPLKGQDNVLIYTYNGEHRVSSLIANKSNQKVTIHVSNKQNSNCCSSRGLSVFAIEVPARTKMVCQHVLPISEKQDWTYNCVETLLPPR